The region TGGTCATCGGCGAGCCCCAGATACTCGGCCAGGTAAAAGACGCGTACCAGTCCGCCAGACAGGTGAAATCGACCGGAAGGGTGCTGAACCAGCTCTTTGAAAAGGCGTTCAGCGTGGCCAAAAGGGTGAGGACAGAAACAAGCATCGCCGAAAGCGCGGTCTCTATCTCCTATGCCGCCGTGGAGCTGGCCACATCCATCTTCGGCAGTCTTGAAGGGAGAACGGTGCTCCTGATAGGCGCGGGGGAGATGATAGAGCTCGCCGGGAAGCACCTCGTGAGCCAGGGGGTAAAGACCATCCTGGTATCGAACCACAACTACGACCGCGCCGCGAAACTAGCCACGGAGCTTGGCGGGAGCGCGATACATTTCGACACCTTTTCGGACGAGATGAAAAACGCCGACATTGTTCTCAGCTCCACCGCCGCCCCGCACTACGTCATCAAAAGGGAGAAGGTGGAAGAGGCCATAAAGCTCAGGGGTGGTAAGCCTATCTTCTTCATCGACATCGCGGTTCCGCGCGACATCGAGCCTTCAATAAACGACCTGAACAACGTATTCCTCTACGACATCGACGACCTGAACAGCGTGGTGAACCAGAACAGGGCCGAGAGGGAGAAAGAGGCCGAAAAGGCGAGAGAGATCATCAAGGCGGAAGTGACAAGCTTCAACAGCTGGCTCGACCGGCTTGAGATGGAGCCGACCATCGTCGCTATGCGCAAGAAGGTGCAGGAGATACAGTGCCGGGAAGTAGAGAAAACCTTCGCGAAGGTAGCCTTCGATGAAAATCAAAAAGCGGCCATAAAGGCCATGACCGCCTCCATTACAAATAAAATCCTCCACGATCCTACGCTTCATCTGAAACGCCAGGCATCAGCGAATAACAATCAGGAACATCACAAGCGTTCCGTTACAGAGTTTGTAAAAGAGCTCTTTAATCTGGAATAGGCCCCCGTTACATTGAGCTTGAAACTTAAAATAGGAACAAGGGGCTCCCCGCTCGCGCTCTGGCAGGCGGAATGGATCAAGTCGCGCCTCCTCGAATTCGACGACATCGGCGATGTTGAACTGATAAAAATAAAAACTTCCGGGGACAAGATCCTCGACGTGCCGCTTGCGAAGGTCGGCGGCAAGGGGCTCTTCACCAAGGAGATAGAGGAATCGCTCCTGAGGAACGAGACCGATCTCGCGGTGCACAGTCTGAAAGACGTCCCTACCGAAGTTCCGAAAGGGCTGAAAGTCGACGTTATCACCGAAAGGGAAAATCCTTACGACGTTCTCGTAAGCAGAGGGGTCAAATTCGTCGACCTCCCCCCCGGCGCAAAGGTCGGTACAAGCTCCTTAAGGAGACGCGCGCAGATAAAAAGGGTGAGGCCCGATCTCGTCATCGTCGATATACGGGGGAACGTGCAGACCCGTCTAAAGAAACTTGAAACCGAAAATCTCGACGCCGTCATACTCGCCGCCGCGGGGATGATAAGGATGGGGTATGAAGATGAGATAACCGAATATCTGGAGGAATCGCTGGTACTCCCGGCGGTCGGCCAGGGAGCGGTGGCGATCGAAACAAGGGAGAACGACCCGGTTGTTGAAGAGGTCGTTCAAAGGCTCCACCATCAGCCGACCGCGTACTGCACCACGGCTGAGCGCGCCTTCCTGAGAAAACTCGAAGGGGGATGCCAGGTGCCGATAGCGGCGTTCGGCAAAGTCGACGGCGACAAACTCACGCTCGAAGGGCTTGTTGCCGATCTCG is a window of Nitrospinota bacterium DNA encoding:
- the hemA gene encoding glutamyl-tRNA reductase, translated to MPLVVLGVNHNSAPVEVREKLAFDLKELSEAAGDVFSKMPGVDEKVILSTCNRVEIYAHVDDIEDGLASIKRFIYNYHEIPAGVLDKHFYSYTLDEAIEHLFEVSASLDSMVIGEPQILGQVKDAYQSARQVKSTGRVLNQLFEKAFSVAKRVRTETSIAESAVSISYAAVELATSIFGSLEGRTVLLIGAGEMIELAGKHLVSQGVKTILVSNHNYDRAAKLATELGGSAIHFDTFSDEMKNADIVLSSTAAPHYVIKREKVEEAIKLRGGKPIFFIDIAVPRDIEPSINDLNNVFLYDIDDLNSVVNQNRAEREKEAEKAREIIKAEVTSFNSWLDRLEMEPTIVAMRKKVQEIQCREVEKTFAKVAFDENQKAAIKAMTASITNKILHDPTLHLKRQASANNNQEHHKRSVTEFVKELFNLE
- the hemC gene encoding hydroxymethylbilane synthase — protein: MSLKLKIGTRGSPLALWQAEWIKSRLLEFDDIGDVELIKIKTSGDKILDVPLAKVGGKGLFTKEIEESLLRNETDLAVHSLKDVPTEVPKGLKVDVITERENPYDVLVSRGVKFVDLPPGAKVGTSSLRRRAQIKRVRPDLVIVDIRGNVQTRLKKLETENLDAVILAAAGMIRMGYEDEITEYLEESLVLPAVGQGAVAIETRENDPVVEEVVQRLHHQPTAYCTTAERAFLRKLEGGCQVPIAAFGKVDGDKLTLEGLVADLDGQRIIRETISGPTSEAVSLGQRLGDLLLEQGAKEILDEVFGNNEES